One Limibacter armeniacum DNA window includes the following coding sequences:
- a CDS encoding heavy-metal-associated domain-containing protein, whose product MKFKTNINCNGCLSKVTPHLDKKVGTGKWSVDLDNSDKILTIQQADIKAEEITETLNGIGFKAALAE is encoded by the coding sequence ATGAAATTCAAGACAAACATCAACTGCAACGGATGCCTTTCCAAGGTAACACCTCACCTTGACAAGAAAGTTGGAACAGGTAAATGGTCTGTTGATCTGGACAATTCCGACAAGATTCTGACCATTCAGCAAGCTGATATAAAAGCCGAAGAAATTACGGAAACCTTAAATGGAATTGGCTTTAAGGCAGCTTTGGCAGAGTAA
- a CDS encoding heavy metal translocating P-type ATPase, with translation METLEIKKTASQDHQLVKGNFPVTGMSCASCAGSVETILRSTEGVQQADVNFANATVQVTYSSALQPTDLQQVVHEAGYDLIIEQENPSEKQEELAEIQYKELKRRTLWSVILTLPVFIIGMFLMHWEAGKWISLILATAVLGWFGRSFFINAYKQARHSVANMDTLVALSTGIAYLYSLFNTLYPEYWLSKGITPHVYYEAATVIITFITIGKLMEERAKAGTSTAIKKLMGLQPKTVLVIQEGQEVSIPIQEVEKGMTIVVRSGEKIPVDGIVLSGNSFVDESMITGEPIPVEKSNGEKVFTGTINQHGSFRFKAEKVGKATLLSQIIQTVQQAQGSKAPVQKLVDKVAAIFVPTVIGIALLTFAIWMIAGGEHAFSQALLAAVAVLVIACPCALGLATPTALMVGIGKGAENHLLIRDAISLEKAHQVNAVVLDKTGTITEGKPEVTDIFWLDHPSKQYATILYALESQSGHPLAAAVTHHLKNSGMVTAKIRNFKELAGQGVLAEADSGKHFYAGNEQLIKSHYIDISAQLAEKASQLKQKAQTVVFFADEQQVLAVIAIADQIKETSREAITTLQQQGIEVHMLTGDNAETAAAVANEVGIRHFEANRMPADKSTYIQALQKEGKVVAMVGDGINDAQALAQADVSIAMGKGADIAMDVAAITLITSDLQAIPKALKLSRQTVNGIRQNLFWAFAYNVISIPIAAGILYPFTGFMLDPMLAGGAMALSSVSVVANSLRLKSRQL, from the coding sequence ATGGAAACACTGGAAATCAAAAAAACAGCTAGCCAAGACCATCAATTGGTCAAAGGCAACTTTCCTGTAACAGGCATGAGCTGCGCTTCCTGTGCTGGCAGTGTGGAAACCATTCTCCGCAGCACAGAGGGCGTACAACAGGCAGACGTGAATTTTGCCAATGCCACAGTTCAGGTAACTTACTCGTCTGCATTACAGCCAACTGACCTTCAGCAGGTCGTGCACGAAGCGGGTTATGACTTGATTATTGAACAGGAAAACCCTTCCGAAAAGCAGGAGGAACTGGCAGAGATACAGTACAAGGAACTGAAGCGTCGAACACTTTGGTCAGTAATCCTGACCCTACCCGTTTTTATCATTGGCATGTTCCTGATGCATTGGGAAGCTGGTAAATGGATTTCCCTGATCTTGGCAACTGCTGTATTGGGTTGGTTCGGTCGGTCTTTCTTTATCAATGCCTATAAGCAAGCAAGACATAGTGTCGCCAATATGGATACACTGGTGGCGCTCAGTACTGGTATAGCCTATCTCTACAGCCTTTTCAATACCCTTTATCCTGAATACTGGTTGAGCAAGGGCATCACGCCGCATGTCTATTACGAGGCTGCCACTGTGATTATCACTTTTATTACCATTGGCAAACTGATGGAAGAAAGGGCAAAAGCAGGTACTTCCACCGCTATCAAAAAGCTGATGGGGCTACAGCCTAAGACCGTTCTGGTTATTCAGGAAGGACAAGAAGTAAGCATTCCTATACAGGAGGTAGAAAAAGGGATGACCATCGTAGTACGCTCTGGTGAAAAGATACCTGTTGATGGAATCGTGCTTTCGGGTAACTCCTTTGTGGATGAAAGCATGATTACAGGCGAACCGATTCCAGTAGAGAAATCCAATGGAGAAAAAGTCTTTACTGGTACCATCAACCAGCATGGGAGTTTCCGGTTTAAAGCCGAAAAAGTGGGAAAAGCAACCTTGCTCTCACAGATTATCCAGACCGTTCAGCAGGCTCAAGGTAGCAAAGCTCCTGTCCAAAAGCTGGTGGACAAGGTGGCAGCAATTTTTGTTCCTACTGTAATTGGGATTGCCTTGCTGACATTTGCGATCTGGATGATAGCCGGTGGCGAGCATGCCTTTTCTCAGGCATTACTGGCAGCTGTAGCGGTACTGGTCATCGCCTGTCCGTGTGCCTTGGGACTGGCAACGCCTACAGCCCTGATGGTAGGTATCGGTAAAGGAGCCGAAAACCATCTGCTTATTCGGGATGCCATCAGCCTTGAAAAAGCACATCAGGTCAATGCGGTGGTATTGGACAAGACAGGTACAATTACAGAAGGAAAACCTGAAGTAACGGATATCTTTTGGCTTGATCATCCATCCAAACAATATGCAACAATCCTGTATGCCCTGGAAAGTCAGTCAGGTCATCCTTTGGCAGCAGCAGTTACCCATCACCTGAAAAATTCTGGTATGGTAACAGCTAAAATCAGAAATTTCAAGGAACTGGCTGGACAGGGTGTTTTAGCAGAAGCTGATAGCGGAAAACATTTCTATGCAGGAAATGAACAACTGATCAAGTCCCATTATATCGATATAAGTGCTCAATTGGCTGAAAAGGCAAGTCAGCTCAAGCAAAAGGCGCAAACCGTTGTCTTCTTTGCAGATGAACAGCAGGTACTAGCTGTCATCGCCATTGCAGACCAGATCAAGGAAACTTCCCGAGAAGCCATTACCACATTACAGCAGCAAGGCATTGAAGTCCATATGCTGACAGGTGACAATGCAGAAACTGCTGCTGCTGTCGCCAATGAAGTAGGTATCCGTCACTTCGAGGCTAACAGAATGCCTGCGGATAAGTCAACCTATATTCAGGCACTTCAGAAAGAAGGAAAAGTGGTGGCAATGGTTGGTGATGGCATCAATGATGCACAGGCGTTGGCTCAGGCAGATGTCAGTATTGCAATGGGCAAAGGTGCGGACATTGCCATGGATGTGGCAGCCATCACGCTGATTACTTCAGACCTGCAAGCAATTCCAAAAGCCCTGAAACTTTCCAGACAAACGGTCAATGGCATCAGGCAGAACCTGTTCTGGGCGTTCGCCTACAACGTGATCAGTATTCCAATAGCGGCTGGCATTCTATATCCTTTCACTGGATTTATGCTGGACCCGATGCTGGCGGGTGGCGCTATGGCGCTCAGCTCTGTATCTGTGGTAGCCAACAGTTTAAGATTGAAAAGCAGACAACTCTAA
- a CDS encoding AraC family transcriptional regulator, whose protein sequence is MMNTDNVIHIKNMVCPRCIMAVEQVLNQLKIPFTHIELGAITLAHAPTDTDRKRLGEALEPLGFALLESTKSVLISRIKTLIIDYVHHDDTDPMKVNLSTYLADNLHHDYSYLSRLFSSVEGITIEKYITSQKIERVKELLFYDELTLSEIAFKLHYSSVAHLSSQFKKETGMTPTAFRQMKKPDHKPLDKL, encoded by the coding sequence ATGATGAATACCGATAACGTAATACATATCAAGAACATGGTTTGTCCACGCTGTATCATGGCTGTGGAGCAGGTGCTTAACCAATTGAAAATTCCTTTCACCCATATCGAACTGGGCGCCATAACCCTTGCACATGCCCCAACGGATACAGACCGGAAACGATTGGGAGAAGCGTTGGAGCCTTTGGGATTTGCCTTGCTGGAATCCACCAAATCGGTTTTGATTTCCCGTATCAAGACACTGATCATTGACTATGTGCACCATGATGATACTGACCCAATGAAGGTTAACCTGTCCACCTATCTGGCGGATAACCTCCATCACGATTACAGTTACCTGAGCCGTCTTTTTTCATCTGTGGAAGGGATTACGATTGAGAAGTACATTACCTCCCAAAAGATTGAAAGGGTAAAGGAACTGCTTTTTTATGATGAGTTGACCCTTTCCGAAATTGCCTTCAAACTGCATTACAGCAGTGTGGCTCACCTTTCATCCCAATTCAAAAAGGAAACGGGTATGACGCCAACCGCTTTCAGGCAAATGAAAAAACCTGACCACAAGCCACTGGACAAGCTATAG
- a CDS encoding TonB-dependent receptor, which yields MYLNRLLLITIFILISFSRGTSQTTKTEQPLKQYLKTISDKYEVVFTYLDQYVKDVKVAPVSVALPLSAIIDSLENQTNLDFEQLSPQYIAIKQKAALTHKVCGYIKDAENKQFLENALITLNHQKVLSDDKGFFHFDKATSGDTLHISFLGYADASIILNHFDKDSCHTFTLHPQPLILSEVMFSEYITEGIQKKKDGSLTLNIAQTGLLPGMTQTDVLHSIQALPGIQSINESVSNINVRGGTNDQNLILWDGVRMFQSGHFFGLISAFNPNATKEVTLIKNGTSTAFGEAVSSTIQITSHDEKVDQPTLGAGINMLSGDIYVRFPVTPKASISFAARKSFTDLFHSPTYQQYYNRAFRNTDLLEQNEANTITTNDSFTFHDISLGAVFTPSQRDKIKFSFLKIGNKLSYAEKWSNTTNAEEKASGLSQRSLAGTINFQRLWNKKWSTEVLASWSTYQMDAINQDLQNSRFLKQVNEVNEKSLKMQGRYLFNNQLDFLIGYQITETGIRSLDELDKPPYSRELKKVNYTHALFAEGVYTSQNEQTQIRAGLRGNYYPFLNQLKPEPRLVFTHQLPSHLSIELMAETKSQSVLQVIDFQSDFLGIEQRRWLLADGEDIPLLQSKQLSGGVNYEHNNWLISIEGYTKRVQGILTKSQGFRNQFEFINEKGNYQVRGIDFLLRKSIDAIHLWSSYSLSKNEYTFENLSPSSFSSNLDIRHAISLGGNYKLKQLELSSGIHWRTGKPYTKATGVSGDEITYMEPNGNTLKNYLRIDISARYSFKIGQKLNAQAGASIWNILNRNNTFDQYYLLTTDQNLHEISQSALGFTPNLSFRINF from the coding sequence ATGTATCTCAATAGGTTATTATTAATAACTATTTTTATTCTTATTTCATTTTCTAGAGGGACTTCTCAAACGACGAAAACAGAACAACCTCTTAAACAATATCTCAAGACTATTTCAGATAAATATGAAGTAGTCTTTACCTATTTAGACCAATATGTAAAAGATGTAAAAGTAGCACCAGTCAGTGTAGCGCTTCCATTGTCTGCCATTATCGATTCGCTTGAAAACCAGACAAATCTTGATTTTGAGCAATTGAGTCCACAGTATATCGCCATCAAGCAAAAAGCTGCTTTGACACACAAGGTATGTGGTTATATCAAAGATGCAGAAAACAAGCAATTTCTGGAGAATGCCCTGATTACACTCAACCACCAAAAAGTTTTGAGTGATGATAAGGGCTTTTTTCATTTTGATAAAGCGACATCAGGTGACACGCTACATATCTCATTTCTAGGTTATGCCGATGCATCCATCATTCTGAACCATTTTGACAAGGATTCATGTCATACCTTTACCTTACATCCTCAACCATTGATATTGAGTGAGGTGATGTTTTCCGAATACATAACAGAAGGTATTCAGAAGAAAAAGGATGGTTCACTGACGCTGAATATTGCTCAAACAGGACTGCTACCCGGCATGACCCAAACAGATGTTTTACACTCAATTCAAGCACTTCCAGGCATTCAAAGTATCAATGAATCTGTTTCCAATATCAATGTCAGAGGCGGTACCAACGATCAAAACCTTATTTTGTGGGATGGCGTTCGCATGTTTCAATCAGGACATTTTTTCGGACTGATTTCCGCATTCAATCCAAATGCAACCAAAGAGGTTACACTTATTAAAAACGGTACATCAACGGCATTTGGCGAAGCCGTTTCCAGTACGATTCAGATTACTTCCCACGATGAAAAAGTAGATCAGCCTACTTTGGGAGCAGGTATCAATATGCTTAGCGGAGATATTTATGTCCGTTTTCCCGTGACACCTAAAGCGAGCATTTCATTTGCTGCAAGAAAGTCATTTACGGATTTGTTTCATTCCCCTACCTATCAGCAATACTACAACAGGGCATTCAGAAATACTGACCTTCTGGAGCAGAATGAGGCAAACACGATTACAACCAATGACAGTTTTACCTTCCACGATATCAGTTTAGGAGCCGTATTCACCCCCTCCCAAAGGGATAAAATCAAATTCAGTTTTCTGAAAATCGGCAACAAACTGTCCTATGCTGAAAAGTGGAGCAATACCACCAATGCTGAAGAAAAAGCCAGTGGACTTTCTCAAAGGAGCTTGGCTGGTACCATTAACTTTCAAAGGCTATGGAATAAGAAATGGTCTACAGAAGTATTAGCCAGTTGGTCAACTTACCAGATGGATGCCATCAATCAGGACTTACAAAACAGCCGTTTCCTTAAGCAAGTCAATGAGGTCAACGAAAAGAGCCTTAAGATGCAGGGACGTTACCTTTTCAATAACCAACTAGACTTCCTGATTGGTTATCAAATTACAGAAACAGGTATTAGAAGCTTGGATGAACTGGATAAACCTCCTTACAGCCGAGAACTTAAGAAAGTAAATTATACGCATGCCTTATTTGCGGAAGGTGTTTATACTTCCCAAAATGAGCAGACACAAATACGTGCAGGATTGAGGGGAAATTACTACCCGTTTCTAAATCAGTTAAAACCTGAACCTAGGTTGGTGTTCACGCATCAGCTTCCCTCCCACCTCAGCATTGAGTTAATGGCTGAAACAAAAAGCCAATCTGTCTTACAGGTTATTGATTTCCAAAGTGACTTTTTGGGTATAGAACAAAGGAGGTGGCTACTTGCGGATGGTGAGGACATTCCATTGCTACAAAGCAAGCAGCTATCCGGAGGGGTGAATTACGAACACAATAATTGGCTTATTTCCATAGAAGGATACACCAAGCGGGTACAAGGTATTCTTACCAAAAGTCAGGGGTTCCGCAACCAATTTGAATTCATCAATGAGAAAGGAAATTACCAAGTAAGGGGTATTGATTTCCTATTAAGAAAGTCGATCGATGCTATTCACTTATGGTCAAGTTATTCCTTAAGTAAAAATGAGTATACTTTTGAAAACCTGTCCCCTTCCTCGTTTTCAAGTAACCTGGATATCAGACATGCTATTTCATTAGGAGGCAACTACAAACTGAAGCAACTAGAACTTTCTTCTGGTATCCATTGGCGTACAGGCAAACCTTACACGAAAGCAACTGGCGTTTCAGGTGATGAAATCACTTATATGGAACCAAATGGCAATACGCTAAAAAACTATTTACGTATTGACATCTCTGCTCGATACAGCTTTAAAATCGGTCAAAAACTGAATGCCCAAGCAGGAGCATCAATATGGAATATCTTGAACCGCAACAATACATTTGACCAATACTACCTTCTAACGACCGATCAGAATCTCCATGAGATATCACAGTCGGCTCTTGGGTTTACACCAAACCTTTCTTTCCGAATTAACTTTTGA
- a CDS encoding FecR family protein, with protein sequence MEEMDQEILHKWLEGTLSEEERQAFEQTDTFAELTKLSEAAKVLKAPAFDTEAELQRINARIRERRATSKTVPFRGWKNIVTGVAAAIAILLLGYAFIFNNASSTFETVAQQKQEIQLPDNSIVTLNTQSKLAFNKDTWNEHRTVELEGEAFFKVEKGATFDVVTPLGNVTVVGTQFNVNQREGYFEVICYEGKVQVKSGQETILLTPSQSFRLLNGKVILSQNTTDKSPAWLENQSNFQSMPLRYVLSELERQYDIEVQAKSLDPELLFTGAFTHDDLKLAVASIATPLGLDYKVTDNQVVIFADVSQ encoded by the coding sequence ATGGAAGAAATGGATCAGGAAATTTTACATAAATGGCTTGAGGGCACGCTTTCTGAAGAAGAGCGTCAAGCTTTTGAACAGACTGATACTTTCGCTGAACTTACAAAACTTTCAGAGGCTGCGAAGGTGCTTAAAGCACCAGCCTTTGATACAGAAGCGGAATTACAACGTATTAATGCAAGGATCAGAGAAAGAAGGGCTACTTCCAAGACTGTTCCATTCAGAGGCTGGAAAAATATTGTAACAGGTGTAGCTGCTGCCATTGCAATACTGCTGTTAGGCTATGCTTTTATCTTTAACAATGCCTCTAGCACTTTTGAAACTGTTGCCCAACAGAAGCAGGAAATCCAGTTACCTGACAATTCAATAGTTACACTGAATACCCAAAGTAAACTGGCGTTCAACAAGGATACTTGGAATGAACACCGAACTGTTGAACTGGAAGGGGAAGCATTTTTCAAGGTAGAAAAAGGAGCTACTTTTGATGTGGTGACCCCACTAGGAAATGTAACAGTTGTTGGAACACAATTCAATGTAAACCAACGTGAAGGCTACTTCGAAGTCATCTGCTACGAAGGGAAAGTACAGGTAAAATCAGGACAAGAAACGATACTGCTGACTCCTTCACAAAGCTTCAGGTTATTGAATGGCAAAGTAATTTTATCCCAAAATACCACAGACAAATCGCCTGCATGGTTGGAAAATCAAAGTAATTTTCAGAGTATGCCTTTACGTTATGTGCTATCTGAATTAGAAAGGCAATATGACATAGAGGTGCAAGCCAAATCGTTGGATCCTGAGCTGCTATTTACGGGAGCTTTTACACACGATGATTTGAAACTGGCTGTAGCCTCCATAGCAACACCGTTGGGGTTGGATTATAAAGTGACGGACAATCAAGTGGTAATTTTTGCGGATGTATCTCAATAG
- a CDS encoding RNA polymerase sigma factor, whose amino-acid sequence MNDNEHVCEEKVFNELFRKYAKEIHDFLYYKYGESNNPSDLVQEAFIKLWDNCQKVIPSKARAFLYTVANNQMLNELSKKKTVLKYQQQDQKQYSNESPEFVMQEKEYTERLKAAIEDLTEEQRIVFMLNRIDGKKHQEIADMLNISRKAVEKRLYKAIDSLKKKMEIAEKNSPF is encoded by the coding sequence ATGAATGATAATGAACATGTATGTGAGGAAAAGGTCTTCAACGAACTCTTTCGAAAATATGCGAAAGAGATTCATGATTTTCTTTATTACAAATACGGGGAATCCAATAACCCTTCTGACCTTGTACAAGAAGCATTTATCAAACTGTGGGACAATTGTCAGAAAGTGATTCCTTCAAAGGCTAGGGCTTTTCTCTATACAGTAGCAAACAATCAGATGCTCAATGAACTTTCTAAAAAAAAGACAGTACTCAAGTATCAGCAGCAAGACCAGAAGCAATACTCCAATGAATCTCCTGAATTCGTTATGCAGGAAAAAGAGTATACCGAAAGACTAAAAGCTGCCATTGAGGATCTAACAGAAGAACAACGAATTGTCTTTATGCTCAACCGCATTGACGGAAAAAAGCATCAAGAAATAGCGGACATGCTCAATATCTCCCGAAAAGCTGTTGAGAAACGCCTTTATAAGGCTATCGATTCTCTGAAAAAGAAAATGGAGATAGCAGAAAAAAACAGTCCTTTTTAG
- a CDS encoding DUF4382 domain-containing protein — protein MKKTLLQLGIAVMAIIGLASCDGDNAEGNARLVVRLTDAPADYDKVMIDVQGVSYNVSNDTEGENGWALMNNSAIGVVDMLELTGGIDTLLADQELAPGYISQIRLHLGEKNTLVMGEEEVALSTPSAQQSGLKLNLHTELLAGVTYNVLLDFDVAKSIVASGNEKYSLKPVIRAVAEATSGAVMGTVEPVGAGAVAYIYEEGEDGMPVEVASAFTDENGQFLLKGIAPGEYTVSVEVAEGFEMTTEAQAVTVELGAVANVGTFTAVAVDAAN, from the coding sequence ATGAAAAAGACTCTTTTACAATTGGGCATCGCAGTGATGGCGATTATTGGTTTGGCTTCTTGTGATGGTGACAATGCTGAAGGAAATGCTAGACTGGTAGTAAGACTTACAGATGCTCCTGCAGATTATGACAAAGTGATGATCGATGTACAAGGGGTTAGTTACAATGTTTCAAATGATACAGAAGGAGAGAATGGCTGGGCGTTGATGAATAATTCGGCAATTGGTGTAGTAGACATGCTAGAACTTACTGGCGGTATCGATACACTGCTTGCAGATCAGGAATTGGCTCCGGGTTATATCTCTCAAATCAGACTTCACCTTGGTGAGAAAAACACTTTGGTAATGGGTGAAGAAGAAGTAGCGCTGTCAACTCCAAGTGCTCAGCAATCAGGTCTTAAACTGAACCTGCATACTGAACTGCTGGCAGGTGTTACTTACAATGTATTGCTTGACTTTGATGTAGCAAAGTCAATTGTAGCAAGCGGTAACGAAAAATACTCTCTGAAACCAGTTATCCGTGCAGTAGCTGAGGCTACATCGGGTGCTGTAATGGGTACAGTTGAGCCAGTTGGCGCAGGTGCGGTAGCATACATTTACGAAGAAGGTGAGGATGGTATGCCAGTAGAAGTGGCTAGTGCCTTTACTGACGAAAATGGTCAGTTCTTGCTGAAAGGTATCGCTCCAGGTGAGTATACTGTAAGCGTTGAGGTAGCTGAAGGATTTGAAATGACTACTGAAGCACAAGCTGTAACAGTTGAGTTGGGAGCAGTAGCAAACGTAGGAACATTTACTGCTGTAGCTGTAGATGCTGCTAACTAA
- a CDS encoding SIMPL domain-containing protein (The SIMPL domain is named for its presence in mouse protein SIMPL (signalling molecule that associates with mouse pelle-like kinase). Bacterial member BP26, from Brucella, was shown to assemble into a channel-like structure, while YggE from E. coli has been associated with resistance to oxidative stress.), with the protein MKIILPILFILTFTFQGFSQQVSKNFIDENYIEVTGKAEMEITPNQIYLKVIISEKDNKGKVSIDILEKQMIEKLEGINIDIDKQLTVNDMASNFKFYWTGKTDIFTAKEFQVLVSDAMTAGKVFQELESIGISNISISKLDHTEIEKYRQQVKVEAIKAAKVKAQALASAIDQEIGKALYIKERETPSYPNTTSNIIIRGSSSFKASGVQMPKVEFGKINLSYEVSACFKLN; encoded by the coding sequence ATGAAAATTATTCTCCCAATCTTATTCATCCTAACTTTTACTTTTCAAGGCTTTTCCCAACAAGTCAGTAAAAATTTTATTGATGAAAATTACATTGAAGTTACAGGTAAAGCAGAAATGGAAATCACACCCAATCAAATTTATCTAAAGGTCATTATCAGTGAAAAAGATAACAAAGGAAAAGTATCAATTGACATACTTGAGAAGCAAATGATTGAAAAGCTAGAGGGCATCAATATTGATATAGATAAGCAATTAACTGTCAATGACATGGCTAGCAACTTCAAGTTTTATTGGACAGGTAAAACAGACATATTTACAGCCAAGGAATTTCAGGTTTTGGTTAGTGATGCTATGACTGCCGGAAAAGTATTTCAGGAGCTGGAAAGTATTGGAATTTCTAACATCTCTATATCCAAACTTGACCACACAGAGATTGAAAAGTACAGACAGCAAGTGAAGGTTGAAGCTATTAAAGCTGCAAAAGTTAAAGCACAAGCATTGGCTTCTGCCATCGATCAAGAAATTGGAAAAGCGCTTTATATCAAAGAAAGAGAAACTCCTAGCTATCCTAATACGACATCCAATATCATAATTAGGGGAAGCTCTTCGTTCAAAGCATCTGGAGTACAAATGCCTAAGGTAGAGTTTGGTAAAATTAACCTTAGCTATGAGGTATCAGCCTGTTTTAAGTTAAACTAA